A single Lolium perenne isolate Kyuss_39 chromosome 6, Kyuss_2.0, whole genome shotgun sequence DNA region contains:
- the LOC127308106 gene encoding uncharacterized protein isoform X3: MELSGQMTEQQLNGSSNICCDGTKVSSSSDKCQQRPTLPSKPQPAANTQRTNASSKTAAGNKKPLKRSICHEVRQGVPEAYDRHGGRSASSGAGAPQRNDQEIPAPHRASATRETSPSQEINYIPRPAPARSTYNPRSTGCRAGYRADLQCTRFRNNMPVLLMMYLDGVVVAVGANG, translated from the exons ATGGAATTATCGGGGCAGATGACTGAACAACAACTCAATGGCTCAAGTAATATCTGTTGTGATGGAACGAAGGTTTCCTCAAGTAGTGATAAATGCCAACAAAG GCCAACTCTTCCAAGCAAGCCACAGCCAGCAGCTAACACTCAGAGAACCAATGCTTCCAGCAAAACAGCAGCAGGCAACAAGAAACCTCTAAAAAGATCTATCTG CCATGAAGTTCGCCAAGGAGTACCAGAAGCATATGACCGGCATGGAGGAAGATCTGCAAGCTCTGGGGCTGGAGCGCCTCAAAGAAATGATCAAGAAATACCTGCTCCCCACAGGGCCTCGGCGACGAGAGAGACGTCGCCGTCCCAGGAG ATAAACTACATTCCTCGGCCGGCACCCGCCAGAAGTACCTACAATCCGAGGAGCACAGGATGCCGTGCTGGTTACAGAGCAGACTTGCAATGCACCCGGTTTAGGAACAACATGCCCGTTCTGTTGATGATGTATCTAGATGGCGTGGTGGTCGCGGTGGGGGCCAATGGGTGA
- the LOC127308106 gene encoding uncharacterized protein isoform X2 — MGKLAILAAVERLPRVRQQGSPDLVHESMELSGQMTEQQLNGSSNICCDGTKVSSSSDKCQQRPTLPSKPQPAANTQRTNASSKTAAGNKKPLKRSICHEVRQGVPEAYDRHGGRSASSGAGAPQRNDQEIPAPHRASATRETSPSQEVLAQGAVKNLVEHFPLILDNQIGNELNLSGSWHWIHISFCVFSS, encoded by the exons ATGGGGAAACTTGCAATCTTGGCTGCTGTGGAACGGCTACCACGAGTACGACAGCAAGGCTCCCCG GACCTGGTTCATGAATCAATGGAATTATCGGGGCAGATGACTGAACAACAACTCAATGGCTCAAGTAATATCTGTTGTGATGGAACGAAGGTTTCCTCAAGTAGTGATAAATGCCAACAAAG GCCAACTCTTCCAAGCAAGCCACAGCCAGCAGCTAACACTCAGAGAACCAATGCTTCCAGCAAAACAGCAGCAGGCAACAAGAAACCTCTAAAAAGATCTATCTG CCATGAAGTTCGCCAAGGAGTACCAGAAGCATATGACCGGCATGGAGGAAGATCTGCAAGCTCTGGGGCTGGAGCGCCTCAAAGAAATGATCAAGAAATACCTGCTCCCCACAGGGCCTCGGCGACGAGAGAGACGTCGCCGTCCCAGGAG GTGTTGGCACAAGGAGCAGTCAAGAACTTGGTTGAACATTTTCCCCTTATTTTGGACAATCAAATCGGGAATGAACTCAACCTAAGTGGATCTTGGCATTGGATTCACATTTCATTTTGCGTGTTTAGCTCGTAA
- the LOC127308106 gene encoding uncharacterized protein isoform X1 yields MGKLAILAAVERLPRVRQQGSPDLVHESMELSGQMTEQQLNGSSNICCDGTKVSSSSDKCQQRPTLPSKPQPAANTQRTNASSKTAAGNKKPLKRSICHEVRQGVPEAYDRHGGRSASSGAGAPQRNDQEIPAPHRASATRETSPSQEINYIPRPAPARSTYNPRSTGCRAGYRADLQCTRFRNNMPVLLMMYLDGVVVAVGANG; encoded by the exons ATGGGGAAACTTGCAATCTTGGCTGCTGTGGAACGGCTACCACGAGTACGACAGCAAGGCTCCCCG GACCTGGTTCATGAATCAATGGAATTATCGGGGCAGATGACTGAACAACAACTCAATGGCTCAAGTAATATCTGTTGTGATGGAACGAAGGTTTCCTCAAGTAGTGATAAATGCCAACAAAG GCCAACTCTTCCAAGCAAGCCACAGCCAGCAGCTAACACTCAGAGAACCAATGCTTCCAGCAAAACAGCAGCAGGCAACAAGAAACCTCTAAAAAGATCTATCTG CCATGAAGTTCGCCAAGGAGTACCAGAAGCATATGACCGGCATGGAGGAAGATCTGCAAGCTCTGGGGCTGGAGCGCCTCAAAGAAATGATCAAGAAATACCTGCTCCCCACAGGGCCTCGGCGACGAGAGAGACGTCGCCGTCCCAGGAG ATAAACTACATTCCTCGGCCGGCACCCGCCAGAAGTACCTACAATCCGAGGAGCACAGGATGCCGTGCTGGTTACAGAGCAGACTTGCAATGCACCCGGTTTAGGAACAACATGCCCGTTCTGTTGATGATGTATCTAGATGGCGTGGTGGTCGCGGTGGGGGCCAATGGGTGA